From a single Oncorhynchus tshawytscha isolate Ot180627B linkage group LG33, Otsh_v2.0, whole genome shotgun sequence genomic region:
- the LOC112231197 gene encoding pre-mRNA 3'-end-processing factor FIP1 isoform X3: MATELTISESAVPLSEPHQVEDEEHWLYGGENTKKQNAPEGLPGPGDSLQLTSMGNTLQLTSMGNTEEKDAASQEAKGTEGEEEEDSDSDDDDDVKVTIGNIKTGAPSYMGTGMNLSLKPARCYASAAAIKLQPKGIDIETLGAFNGAPVVEVEMDIFEDKPWRKPGADLSDYFNYGFNEESWKGYCERQRRLQLGLEPSAPLSFENKITQGRATTLEKDTEPSSVKPDYKPDFPPASVLALAANRLKAGPPPNRKLGGTIDVIGGQTGAIRRVEGRRREMQEQNPIQVLGDHGNKVQPLVPPAGPPLPLPMGMPPPHFLHPPPPVSAMPPPLHPPGMPPPSITGLFLPPLAPPPTLMMPPVDSSRAPLPFGYNSGESSFISYPPVSSSHMPWGSVLEKGGEDRGRGHWEYQGSHRERDRDQERGHTPTTTEYNEDDRYHYYSHDRESEREFEHSYLHVHDSSGGRSREREEHQRDRRHRDKEESGKHKSSKRKQHDDEGEGHRRHKHKKSKRSKEDKDVPEDMLGRGEEQKD, translated from the exons ATGGCTACTGAGTTGACCATTTCAGAATCAGCAGTCCCGTTGAGTGAGCCCCATCAGGTTGAAGACGAAGAGCATTGGCTGTATGGGG GGGAAAACACCAAGAAACAAAATGCCCCCGAGGGTTTGCCTGG GCCTGGTGACTCCCTTCAGCTGACTTCAATGGGCAATACCCTTCAGCTGACTTCAATGGGCAATACCGAAGAGAAGGATGCTGCATCACAG GAAGCCAAAGGTACtgaaggtgaagaggaggaggacagtgaCAGTGATGACGATGATGACGTCAAGGTCACCATTGGTAACATCAAAACTGGTGCACCTTCCTACAT GGGAACGGGCATGAACCTGAGCTTGAAACCAGCTCGTTGCTATGCCTCAGCAGCAGCCA TTAAGCTGCAGCCCAAAGGAATAGATATAGAGACACTAGGGGCCTTCAATGGTGCACCAGTTGTGGAGGTGGAAATGGACATCTTTGAGGACAAACCATGGAGAAAGCCAG GTGCCGACCTCTCAGACTACTTCAACTATGGTTTTAATGAGGAATCGTGGAAGGGATACTGTGAGAGACAGCGCAGACTACAGCTTGGCCTGGAGCCCAGTGCTCCTCTCAGTTTTGAAAACAAGATAACA CAGGGAAGGGCAACCACTTTAGAAAAGGATACAGAACCGTCTTCCGTCAAGCCTGATTACAAACCAGACTTTCCCCCTGCTTCAGTCCTGGCCCTCGCTGCCAACAGACTGAAGGCAGGACCCCCACCTAACAG GAAATTGGGTGGAACTATTGATGTGATTGGTGGACAGACAGGAGCCATTCGCCGGGTTGAAGGCCGAAGGAGGGAAATGCAGGAACAGAATCCTATCCAG GTGCTCGGAGACCATGGTAACAAGGTACAACCCTTGGTTCCACCAGCAggacctccccttcctcttccaaTGGGTATGCCCCCACCACACTTCCTGCATCCTCCTCCACCAGTATCTGCTATGCCCCCACCTCTTCACCCCCCAG GTATGCCCCCACCTTCCATTACAG GCCTGTTCCTACCTCCCCTTGCTCCTCCCCCTACCTTGATGATGCCACCTGTGGATAG CAGTAGAGCCCCTCTTCCTTTTGGATACAACAGTGGAG AGTCAAGCTTCATTAGCTACCCTCCAGTCTCATCATCACACATGCCTTGGGGCTCTGTGCTGGAGAAAGGGGGGGAAGACAGAGGACGAGGGCATTGGGAGTACCAAGGAAgtcatagagaaagagacagagatcaaGAGAGAGGTCATACTCCAACCACCACCGAATATAA TGAGGATGACCGTTACCACTACTACAGCCATGAtcgagagagtgagcgagaatTTGAGCACAGTTACCTTCATGTTCACGACAGCAGCGGTGGGcgtagcagggagagggaggagcatcAGCGAGACAGACGCCATCGTGACAAGGAGGAGAGTGGTAAACACAAGTCTTCCAAACG CAAGCAGCATGATGATGAGGGGGAGGGGCATCGCAGACACAAGCACAAGAAAAGCAAACGCAGCAAAGAGGACAAGGATGTCCCAGAGGATATGTTGGGGCGTGGGGAAGAGCAGAAGGACTGA
- the LOC112231197 gene encoding pre-mRNA 3'-end-processing factor FIP1 isoform X2 has protein sequence MATELTISESAVPLSEPHQVEDEEHWLYGGENTKKQNAPEGLPGPGDSLQLTSMGNTLQLTSMGNTEEKDAASQEAKGTEGEEEEDSDSDDDDDVKVTIGNIKTGAPSYMGTGMNLSLKPARCYASAAAIKLQPKGIDIETLGAFNGAPVVEVEMDIFEDKPWRKPGADLSDYFNYGFNEESWKGYCERQRRLQLGLEPSAPLSFENKITVQQGRATTLEKDTEPSSVKPDYKPDFPPASVLALAANRLKAGPPPNRKLGGTIDVIGGQTGAIRRVEGRRREMQEQNPIQVLGDHGNKVQPLVPPAGPPLPLPMGMPPPHFLHPPPPVSAMPPPLHPPGMPPPSITGLFLPPLAPPPTLMMPPVDSRAPLPFGYNSGESSFISYPPVSSSHMPWGSVLEKGGEDRGRGHWEYQGSHRERDRDQERGHTPTTTEYNEDDRYHYYSHDRESEREFEHSYLHVHDSSGGRSREREEHQRDRRHRDKEESGKHKSSKRKQHDDEGEGHRRHKHKKSKRSKEDKDVPEDMLGRGEEQKD, from the exons ATGGCTACTGAGTTGACCATTTCAGAATCAGCAGTCCCGTTGAGTGAGCCCCATCAGGTTGAAGACGAAGAGCATTGGCTGTATGGGG GGGAAAACACCAAGAAACAAAATGCCCCCGAGGGTTTGCCTGG GCCTGGTGACTCCCTTCAGCTGACTTCAATGGGCAATACCCTTCAGCTGACTTCAATGGGCAATACCGAAGAGAAGGATGCTGCATCACAG GAAGCCAAAGGTACtgaaggtgaagaggaggaggacagtgaCAGTGATGACGATGATGACGTCAAGGTCACCATTGGTAACATCAAAACTGGTGCACCTTCCTACAT GGGAACGGGCATGAACCTGAGCTTGAAACCAGCTCGTTGCTATGCCTCAGCAGCAGCCA TTAAGCTGCAGCCCAAAGGAATAGATATAGAGACACTAGGGGCCTTCAATGGTGCACCAGTTGTGGAGGTGGAAATGGACATCTTTGAGGACAAACCATGGAGAAAGCCAG GTGCCGACCTCTCAGACTACTTCAACTATGGTTTTAATGAGGAATCGTGGAAGGGATACTGTGAGAGACAGCGCAGACTACAGCTTGGCCTGGAGCCCAGTGCTCCTCTCAGTTTTGAAAACAAGATAACA GTTCAGCAGGGAAGGGCAACCACTTTAGAAAAGGATACAGAACCGTCTTCCGTCAAGCCTGATTACAAACCAGACTTTCCCCCTGCTTCAGTCCTGGCCCTCGCTGCCAACAGACTGAAGGCAGGACCCCCACCTAACAG GAAATTGGGTGGAACTATTGATGTGATTGGTGGACAGACAGGAGCCATTCGCCGGGTTGAAGGCCGAAGGAGGGAAATGCAGGAACAGAATCCTATCCAG GTGCTCGGAGACCATGGTAACAAGGTACAACCCTTGGTTCCACCAGCAggacctccccttcctcttccaaTGGGTATGCCCCCACCACACTTCCTGCATCCTCCTCCACCAGTATCTGCTATGCCCCCACCTCTTCACCCCCCAG GTATGCCCCCACCTTCCATTACAG GCCTGTTCCTACCTCCCCTTGCTCCTCCCCCTACCTTGATGATGCCACCTGTGGATAG TAGAGCCCCTCTTCCTTTTGGATACAACAGTGGAG AGTCAAGCTTCATTAGCTACCCTCCAGTCTCATCATCACACATGCCTTGGGGCTCTGTGCTGGAGAAAGGGGGGGAAGACAGAGGACGAGGGCATTGGGAGTACCAAGGAAgtcatagagaaagagacagagatcaaGAGAGAGGTCATACTCCAACCACCACCGAATATAA TGAGGATGACCGTTACCACTACTACAGCCATGAtcgagagagtgagcgagaatTTGAGCACAGTTACCTTCATGTTCACGACAGCAGCGGTGGGcgtagcagggagagggaggagcatcAGCGAGACAGACGCCATCGTGACAAGGAGGAGAGTGGTAAACACAAGTCTTCCAAACG CAAGCAGCATGATGATGAGGGGGAGGGGCATCGCAGACACAAGCACAAGAAAAGCAAACGCAGCAAAGAGGACAAGGATGTCCCAGAGGATATGTTGGGGCGTGGGGAAGAGCAGAAGGACTGA
- the LOC112231197 gene encoding pre-mRNA 3'-end-processing factor FIP1 isoform X1 produces the protein MATELTISESAVPLSEPHQVEDEEHWLYGGENTKKQNAPEGLPGPGDSLQLTSMGNTLQLTSMGNTEEKDAASQEAKGTEGEEEEDSDSDDDDDVKVTIGNIKTGAPSYMGTGMNLSLKPARCYASAAAIKLQPKGIDIETLGAFNGAPVVEVEMDIFEDKPWRKPGADLSDYFNYGFNEESWKGYCERQRRLQLGLEPSAPLSFENKITVQQGRATTLEKDTEPSSVKPDYKPDFPPASVLALAANRLKAGPPPNRKLGGTIDVIGGQTGAIRRVEGRRREMQEQNPIQVLGDHGNKVQPLVPPAGPPLPLPMGMPPPHFLHPPPPVSAMPPPLHPPGMPPPSITGLFLPPLAPPPTLMMPPVDSSRAPLPFGYNSGESSFISYPPVSSSHMPWGSVLEKGGEDRGRGHWEYQGSHRERDRDQERGHTPTTTEYNEDDRYHYYSHDRESEREFEHSYLHVHDSSGGRSREREEHQRDRRHRDKEESGKHKSSKRKQHDDEGEGHRRHKHKKSKRSKEDKDVPEDMLGRGEEQKD, from the exons ATGGCTACTGAGTTGACCATTTCAGAATCAGCAGTCCCGTTGAGTGAGCCCCATCAGGTTGAAGACGAAGAGCATTGGCTGTATGGGG GGGAAAACACCAAGAAACAAAATGCCCCCGAGGGTTTGCCTGG GCCTGGTGACTCCCTTCAGCTGACTTCAATGGGCAATACCCTTCAGCTGACTTCAATGGGCAATACCGAAGAGAAGGATGCTGCATCACAG GAAGCCAAAGGTACtgaaggtgaagaggaggaggacagtgaCAGTGATGACGATGATGACGTCAAGGTCACCATTGGTAACATCAAAACTGGTGCACCTTCCTACAT GGGAACGGGCATGAACCTGAGCTTGAAACCAGCTCGTTGCTATGCCTCAGCAGCAGCCA TTAAGCTGCAGCCCAAAGGAATAGATATAGAGACACTAGGGGCCTTCAATGGTGCACCAGTTGTGGAGGTGGAAATGGACATCTTTGAGGACAAACCATGGAGAAAGCCAG GTGCCGACCTCTCAGACTACTTCAACTATGGTTTTAATGAGGAATCGTGGAAGGGATACTGTGAGAGACAGCGCAGACTACAGCTTGGCCTGGAGCCCAGTGCTCCTCTCAGTTTTGAAAACAAGATAACA GTTCAGCAGGGAAGGGCAACCACTTTAGAAAAGGATACAGAACCGTCTTCCGTCAAGCCTGATTACAAACCAGACTTTCCCCCTGCTTCAGTCCTGGCCCTCGCTGCCAACAGACTGAAGGCAGGACCCCCACCTAACAG GAAATTGGGTGGAACTATTGATGTGATTGGTGGACAGACAGGAGCCATTCGCCGGGTTGAAGGCCGAAGGAGGGAAATGCAGGAACAGAATCCTATCCAG GTGCTCGGAGACCATGGTAACAAGGTACAACCCTTGGTTCCACCAGCAggacctccccttcctcttccaaTGGGTATGCCCCCACCACACTTCCTGCATCCTCCTCCACCAGTATCTGCTATGCCCCCACCTCTTCACCCCCCAG GTATGCCCCCACCTTCCATTACAG GCCTGTTCCTACCTCCCCTTGCTCCTCCCCCTACCTTGATGATGCCACCTGTGGATAG CAGTAGAGCCCCTCTTCCTTTTGGATACAACAGTGGAG AGTCAAGCTTCATTAGCTACCCTCCAGTCTCATCATCACACATGCCTTGGGGCTCTGTGCTGGAGAAAGGGGGGGAAGACAGAGGACGAGGGCATTGGGAGTACCAAGGAAgtcatagagaaagagacagagatcaaGAGAGAGGTCATACTCCAACCACCACCGAATATAA TGAGGATGACCGTTACCACTACTACAGCCATGAtcgagagagtgagcgagaatTTGAGCACAGTTACCTTCATGTTCACGACAGCAGCGGTGGGcgtagcagggagagggaggagcatcAGCGAGACAGACGCCATCGTGACAAGGAGGAGAGTGGTAAACACAAGTCTTCCAAACG CAAGCAGCATGATGATGAGGGGGAGGGGCATCGCAGACACAAGCACAAGAAAAGCAAACGCAGCAAAGAGGACAAGGATGTCCCAGAGGATATGTTGGGGCGTGGGGAAGAGCAGAAGGACTGA
- the si:dkey-251i10.1 gene encoding ADP/ATP translocase 2 yields the protein MNETAVSFAKDFLAGGISAAISKTAVAPIERVKLLLQVQHASKQISKEMQYKGIIDCVTRIPKEQGFLAFWRGNLANVIRYFPTQALNFAFKDKYKSVFLDGVDKRKQFWRYFAGNLASGGAAGATSLCFVYPLDFARTRLGADVGKAGAREYNGLADCLAKTFRSDGMRGLYQGFAVSVQGIIIYRASYFGIYDTAKGMLPDSKNTSILVSWAIAQSVTAVAGLTSYPFDTVRRRMMMQSGRKGADIMYSGTIDCWKKIARDEGGKAFFKGAWSNVLRGMGGAFVLVLYDELKKVL from the exons ATGAATGAGACCGCAGTTTCATTTGCCAAGGATTTCTTGGCTGGTGGCATCTCCGCTGCCATCTCCAAAACGGCGGTTGCGCCCATCGAGAGAGTCAAGCTTCTCCttcag GTCCAACATGCCAGCAAGCAGATCAGCAAAGAAATGCAGTACAAGGGTATCATTGATTGTGTTACCCGCATTCCAAAGGAGCAGGGCTTCCTTGCCTTCTGGAGAGGTAACCTGGCTAATGTCATCAGATACTTCCCCACCCAGGCCCTCAACTTTGCTTTCAAAGACAAGTACAAGAGTGTCTTCCTTGACGGTGTAGACAAGCGAAAGCAGTTCTGGAGGTACTTCGCTGGCAACCTGGCCTCTGGTGGTGCTGCAGGAGCCACCTCCCTTTGCTTTGTCTACCCTCTTGATTTCGCCAGAACCCGTCTGGGAGCTGATGTCGGAAAAGCTGGTGCGAGGGAGTACAACGGTCTGGCAGATTGCTTGGCGAAGACGTTCAGGTCTGACGGTATGAGGGGTCTGTACCAGGGCTTCGCAGTGTCTGTCCAGGGCATCATCATCTACAGAGCTTCATACTTCGGAATTTATGACACAGCTAAAG GTATGCTGCCAGACTCCAAGAACACTTCCATCTTAGTGAGCTGGGCAATCGCTCAATCTGTAACTGCTGTGGCCGGCCTGACCTCCTACCCCTTCGACACTGTCCGTCGTCGTATGATGATGCAGTCTGGCCGTAAAGGAG CTGATATCATGTACTCTGGTACCATTGACTGCTGGAAGAAGATCGCTCGTGATGAGGGAGGCAAGGCCTTCTTCAAGGGAGCCTGGTCCAATGTTCTCAGAGGCATGGGTGGTGCCTTTGTGCTGGTCTTGTACGATGAGCTAAAGAAAGTCCTTTAA
- the si:dkey-251i10.2 gene encoding putative defense protein Hdd11: MELLMFSLVLLQGISPCFSFPNGAPTSACDDMVPRHTGVQPQPTPAPYTILTSTKTLQTGQPITVTITGTNYRGVLLEARSAASTSTNALGSWQLPPPDTKFLQCSGNKEGAITHANTNVKDDTTVFTWLPPNNTTTIYFMATVAQQRTVYWLNIRSGTLIQGSEGIGLATGGNPGMASRGFLLLLAPCMLVSQMLPR, from the exons ATGGAGCTGTTGATGTTTAGTCTGGTCCTTCTACAAGGGATCTCTCCCTGCTTTAGCTTTCCCAACGGTGCACCCACCTCCGCCTGTGATGACATGGTTCCTCGTCACACTGGGGTGCAGCCACAGCCCACCCCAGCACCCTACACCATCCTCACCAGCACCAAGACCCTTCAGACTGGCCAGCCCATTACAG TGACCATAACTGGAACAAACTACAGAGGCGTGCTTCTGGAGGCCAGATCGGCAGCCAGCACTAGCACTAATGCTTTAGGAAGTTGGCAACTTCCTCCTCCAGATACCAAATTCCTGCAG TGCTCAGGAAATAAAGAAGGTGCCATCACCCATGCCAATACTAATGTGAAAGACGACACTACTGTGTTTACCTGGTTACCACCCAACAACACTACCACAATCTACTTCAT GGCCACTGTAGCCCAACAGCGCACTGTCTACTGGTTGAATATCAGGTCAGGAACTTTGATCCAAG GATCAGAGGGCATTGGTCTGGCTACAGGTGGAAATCCAGGGATGGCCAGTAGAGGATTTCTGCTGCTCCTTGCCCCATGTATGCTGGTGTCACAGATGCTCCCAAGATAG
- the si:dkey-251i10.3 gene encoding U3 small nucleolar RNA-associated protein 14 homolog A, with protein MAKSKAARKSGETMKIASSCETVVQGMDDEDDEELQRALADDIISASEDEGGSDDERKHCKLLEAISSLGGKKRKKLTERSEASIQVSEFTVNAEGEGDKINLSDLIGTLDKTPSALIKTKKQLKNLQHNQSTLETPLTRKETEKIQREVAFEKTSKEVSRWQSVVLQNQKAEQLVFPLNQEPSGPKRIEHVVAGWKAQTPLEQEIFSLLRMNKQPLHDPVLTPTEEASLRAMSLEEAKIRRAELQKARVLQSYYEAKAKRGKKIKSKKYHRVQKKVMRKEYLKQFDEMVKTDPAAALEELKKMELSRMKERMSLKHQNSGKWAKSKAIMAKYDDGARKAMQKQLEVNKDLTQKLVIPADEDEEDEEESAETLPDFVNDVEPILDQVNPWMRGKLSTEPMMEESNRLDPPVWPREVGKPGEGQDDQEEDEEQMEETEEESLLRGFEERRKLRQTEDVKVAPMPMVENDDGKKAEILEISDDDEEAVEISDDEEALEVSDDDEEAGLSNFTSLFHGLVNHMEPPADQPKAGPGLCQGESPALLEEGLVRVRTLEDVELLSQDISASDTALLTTQILGTEETDTQSATQQADKKRKKMIDPNEVLTKEAKIIEMPLAPTAVEDVEDKEEQRVIIKEAFAGDDVVSDFLKDKRKQEEAGRPKVIDLTLPGWGEWGGLGLQPSRSKRKRFRVKVAPPPPRQDQKLPNIIITEKRDSSIAAHQVCQLPFPFEKPIQFERTIRSPVGRTWNTQNAVQKITAPKVVTQLGAIIEPIAREDLIKHNRQAVTGPSINLESDQGPQKRRSQQKKKHKRKKN; from the exons ATGGCCAAGTCAAAAGCTGCACGAAAGAGTGGAGAAACTATGAAGATTGCAAG TTCCTGTGAGACGGTGGTCCAGGGGATGGATGACGAAGATGACGAGGAGCTTCAACGTGCACTGGCAGATGACATCATTAGtgctagtgaggatgag GGAGGCAGCGATGATGAGAGGAAACACTGCAAACTGCTGGAGGCCATCAGCTCGCTTGGGGGGAAGAAGAG GAAGAAGCTTACTGAACGGTCTGAAGCAAGCATTCAGGTGTCAGAATTCACAGTCAATGCTGAAG GTGAAGGAGACAAAATAAATTTGTCTGACCTCATTGGAACCTTGGATAAGACCCCCAGTGCCTTAATCAAGACGAAGAAGCAGCTGAAGAACCTTCAACACAACCAGAGCACCCTGGAGACGCCCCTGaccaggaaggagacagagaaa ATCCAAAGAGAAGTGGCTTTTGAGAAAACGTCGAAAGAGGTGTCTCGCTGGCAGAGTGTGGTCCTACAGAACCAGAAGGCAGAGCAGCTGGTCTTCCCACTGAACCAGGAGCCCTCTGGCCCCAAACGCATAGAGCATGTGGTGGCTGGATGGAAG GCCCAAACCCCCCTAGAACAGGAGATATTCAGCCTCCTACGCATGAACAAGCAGCCTCTCCATGACCCTGTCTTGACACCCACTGAGGAGGCTTCTCTCAGGGCCATGAGTCTGGAGGAG GCCAAGATCCGTCGTGCAGAACTCCAAAAAGCCAGAGTACTACAGTCTTATTATGAAGCGAAAGCCAAAaggggaaaaaaaataaaaagcaaaaa ATACCACAGGGTACAGAAGAAAGTGATGCGCAAGGAGtatctaaaacagtttgatgaaATGGTTaagacagaccctgctgctgccttggaggAACTGAAGAAGATGGAACTGTCACGAATGAAG GAACGAATGTCTCTGAAGCACCAGAACAGTGGCAAATGGGCCAAGTCCAAGGCCATCATGGCAAAATATGATGATGGG GCTCGCAAAGCCATGCAGAAACAGCTGGAAGTGAACAAAGATCTGACGCAGAAGTTGGTAATACCTGCTGACgaagatgaggaggatgaagaggagtcAGCAGAGACCTTGCCAGACTTTGTGAATGACGTAGAGCCTATACtggaccaggtgaatccatggaTGAGAGGCAAGCTTTCTACAGAGCCTATGATGGAGGAAAGCAACCGTTTAGATCCTCCTGTTTGGCCCAGAGAAGTGGGAAAACCAGGGGAAGGACAGGACGaccaagaggaggatgaggagcagATGGAGGAAACTGAAGAAGAATCACTTTTAAGAGGGTTTGAAGAGAGGCGGAAATTGCGTCAAACTGAAGATGTTAAGGTTGCACCTATGCCTATGGTGGAGAATGACG ATGGGAAGAAAGCTGAGATTTTAGAGATCTCTGACGATGATGAAGAGGCTGTAGAGATTTCAGATGATGAAGAGGCTTTAGAGGTctctgatgatgatgaggaggctgGGCTCTCAAATTTCACCAGCCTGTTCCATGGGCTAGTGAACCACATGGAGCCTCCAGCTGACCAGCCCAAGGCAGGCCCAGGTCTATGCCAGGGGGAGAGCCCTGCCCTGCTGGAGGAGGGCCTGGTACGGGTTAGGACCCTGGAGGATGTGGAGCTGCTCAGTCAGGACATCTCTGCCAGTGACACAGCACTTCTGACCACCCAGATTCTGGGCACAGAGGAAACAGACACTCAGTCTGCAActcaacaggcagacaaaaagagaaagaaaatgatTGATCCCAATGAGGTTCTGACCAAGGAAGCAAAGATCATCGAAATGCCGTTGGCTCCAACAGCTGTTGAGGATGTTGAG GACAAGGAGGAACAGAGGGTCATCATTAAAGAGGCCTTTGCAGGGGATGATGTCGTCTCCGACTTCCTGAAGGACAAAaggaaacaggaggaggcaggaaggCCGAAGGTTATTGACCTGACGTTGCCTGGATGGGGAGAGTGGGGGGGCCTCGGTCTCCAACCTTCTCGTAGCAAACGCAAGAG ATTCCGGGTAAAAGTTGCTCCACCTCCACCAAGACAAGACCAAAAGCTCCCTAACATCATAATCACAGAGAAGCGGGATTCCTCCATTGCTGCACACCAG GTGTGTCAGTTACCGTTCCCATTTGAGAAACCCATACAGTTCGAGCGCACCATCCGTTCTCCTGTTGGCCGCACCTGGAACACCCAAAACGCAGTGCAGAAGATCACAGCGCCAAAGGTCGTCACCCAGTTAGGTGCCATCATTGAGCCAATTGCTCGGGAGGACTTAATAAAGCACAACAGACAGGCAGTCACAGGGCCCAGTATTAACCTGGAGTCAGACCAAGGACCTCAGAAAAGACGCTCGCAGCAAAAGAAGAAGCACAAACGCAAAAAAAACTGA